Proteins from one Archocentrus centrarchus isolate MPI-CPG fArcCen1 chromosome 8, fArcCen1, whole genome shotgun sequence genomic window:
- the ccnf gene encoding cyclin-F — protein MKAGVIHCRCSKCYSVPARKRVRKRSPGITLLSLPEEILLCVLQCLSAEDLLSVRAVHSQLRDIVDNHSSVWARVSFRDTWPSPNTLWLFERAAEKGNFEAAVKLGIAYLYNEGPLLSDEGRADVCGRKASHFFSLAESLRSPAADPFIWVFIRPPWSPTGSCCKAVVFDHLKAECDNNMEKRGPLLHCLARVLQLFEEDERHSDAISMLEESSQAGCLQSSYLLWQNSRKTAITDPGRYLQCVRTLRDYAGKGCWEAQLSLVKVCSSSNPLGLEAKACSDLVAQIFSSRNPASQRSSQGVLRKGIKDTMRYILVDWLVEVTTMKDFTSQTLHVTVGCVDRYLALRSVPKARLQLLGIACMVICTRYISKEILTIREAVWLTDNTYKYEDLVRMMGEVISVLEGRIRSPILLDYGEVLLSLLPLERRTTHLFSYICELSLLYSAFATPPPAKLACAVLLLTRALHHYAPLWPTLLEDYTGFSKEDLVALSVLLYVKCFSQDVPKDYRHVSLTGVKQRFEDEDYQQISKDEVMDFKELCQVLEIPEVEPQMEPPSPTGQPADIHTFLASPSSDSKRRRDESMQAHRGSFVATPTAELSNQEKRLLDDILDLSLDTSCSGYEGDREGESEGEKDNDCSMISIKLDPLNDAGERQEHCRAMSSDEDSFCEAGREVNKDFQGQEPLSCSGDLHSSGYSSVQSVSPSSMCSSCSLRPCTFQTFTTSLGTASANAQPGFRLLVPMQRPRGTSSKQVKRKNIAAHSGGEANGEEEEEEYSASAGFLSL, from the exons ATGAAAGCAGGCG tcATCCACTGCCGTTGTTCAAAATGCTACTCGGTTCCAGCACGGAAAAGGGTCCGTAAGCGATCTCCTGGGATCACCTTGCTGTCTCTCCCTGAGGAGATTCTTCTCTGTGTGCTGCAGTGTCTCTCTGCAGAGGATCTTCTGTCTGTCCGAGCA GTTCACTCTCAGCTGCGGGACATTGTTGATAACCACTCTAGTGTTTGGGCCAGGGTTAGTTTCAGAGACACGTGGCCATCCCCGAATACCTTATGGCTTTTTGAAAG AGCTGCTGAGAAAGGGAATTTTGAAGCTGCTGTGAAGCTTGGGATCGCATATTTATACAATGAAGGAC CACTGCTAAGTGATGAAGGCCGAGCAGATGTATGCGGTCGAAAGGCCTCCCACTTCTTCAGCCTCGCAGAGAGTCTGCGCTCCCCTGCAGCAGATCCCTTCATCTGGGTGTTCATTCGTCCACCATGGTCGCCCACCGGCAGCTGCTGCAAGGCCGTGGTGTTTGATCACCTCAAGGCTGAGTGTGATAACAACATG GAGAAGAGGGGTCCCTTGTTGCATTGCTTGGCCAGAGTTTTGCAGCTGTTTGAG GAGGATGAAAGACATTCAGATGCCATATCCATGCTGGAGGAGTCTTCACAGGCGGGCTGCCTACAGAGCTCATACCTGCTGTGGCAGAACAGTCGTAAAACAGCT ATCACAGATCCGGGAAGGTACCTGCAGTGTGTACGCACCCTCAGGGACTATGCTGGCAAAGGATGCTGGGAGGCACAG TTGTCCTTGGTCAAAGTGTGCAGCAGTAGCAATCCACTGGGTTTGGAGGCGAAGGCCTGCTCAGACTTGGTGGCTCAGATCTTCAGTTCCCGCAATCCAGCATCACAGCGCTCTTCTCAGGGCGTCCTGAGAAAAGGCATCAAGGACACCATGAG GTACATCCTGGTGGACTGGCTCGTGGAGGTGACGACTATGAAGGACTTCACCAGCCAGACGTTACACGTGACCGTGGGCTGTGTGGACCGTTACTTGGCTTTGCGATCTGTCCCCAAAGCTCGTCTTCAGTTATTAGGAATCGCCTGCATGGTCATCTGCACGCG GTACATCAGCAAAGAAATCCTGACCATACGTGAAGCTGTTTGGCTCACAGACAACACCTACAAATATGAAGACCTGGTTCGAATGATGGGAGAGGTTATCTCTGTGCTGGAGGGAAGGATCAGG AGCCCCATACTGCTGGACTATGGTGAGGtgctgctctctctgcttcctctggaGAGGCGAACCACTCACCTATTCAGCTACATCTGTGAGCTGTCACTGCTCTATTCCGCTTTCGCCACACCGCCACCTGCCAAACTAGCCTGTGCCGTACTGCTGCTTACACGGGCATTACATCACTATG CTCCTCTCTGGCCCACCCTGTTGGAGGATTACACAGGCTTTTCCAAGGAAGACCTCGTTGCCCTTTCAGTGCTGCTCTATGTCAAATG TTTCAGTCAAGATGTTCCCAAAGATTACAGACACGTGTCTCTCACTGGTGTCAAGCAACGGTTTGAAGACGAGGACTACCAACAAATCAGCAAAGATGAg gtgATGGATTTTAAAGAGCTCTGTCAGGTCTTGGAGATTCCTGAGGTGGAGCCTCAAATGGAGCCTCCCAGTCCCACTGGTCAGCCAGCAGACATCCACACCTTCCTAGCTTCTCCATCAAGCGACAGCAAGAG GAGACGCGATGAGAGCATGCAGGCTCACCGAGGCAGCTTTGTGGCCACGCCCACTGCGGAACTGTCCAATCAGGAGAAGAGGCTGCTGGACGATATCCTGGACTTGAGTCTGGACACTTCCTGTTCCGGCTATGAAGgcgacagagagggagaaagcgagggagagaaagacaatGATT GTTCCATGATATCCATCAAGCTGGATCCACTTAATGATGCAGGCGAAAGACAGGAGCACTGCCGTGCTATGTCCAGTGATGAGGACAGCTTCTGTGAAGCAGGGAGGGAGGTGAACAAGGACTTCCAGGGCCAAGAACCTCTTTCCTGCTCTGGAGACCTTCATAGTTCGGGATATTCCTCTGTCCAGAGCGTAAGCCCCTCATCTATGTGCTCCTCCTGCTCACTCAGGCCTTGCACATTCCAGACTTTTACCACTTCCCTGGGCACAGCTTCTGCCAATGCCCAGCCAGGCTTCCGCCTCTTAGTTCCCATGCAGAGGCCCCGGGGCACCTCCAGCAAACAAGTGAAGAGGAAGAACATAGCAGCTCATAGTGGAGGTGAGGCgaatggagaggaggaggaagaagagtaTTCTGCCAGTGCAGGGTTTCTGAGTCTATAG